The following coding sequences are from one Planctomycetota bacterium window:
- a CDS encoding OsmC family protein — translation MEMNIAYTGGMRFDARARNHTIVVDQPKDGGGQDAGPTPPELFVASLGSCVGVYALWFCQKRKIPYEGMKINVNWSKAATPPARVDRIEIKIILPQGCPTEHKAHFIASVEKCLVHNSITQAPEIKITV, via the coding sequence ATGGAAATGAATATCGCCTACACCGGCGGAATGAGATTCGACGCCCGGGCACGGAACCACACCATCGTGGTGGACCAGCCCAAGGACGGCGGCGGGCAGGATGCCGGCCCGACCCCGCCGGAATTGTTCGTGGCCAGCTTGGGCAGCTGCGTCGGGGTCTATGCGCTCTGGTTCTGCCAGAAGCGGAAAATCCCCTATGAAGGGATGAAGATTAACGTCAACTGGTCCAAGGCCGCCACCCCGCCGGCCCGGGTAGACCGGATTGAGATAAAGATAATCCTGCCCCAGGGCTGCCCGACCGAACATAAAGCGCATTTTATTGCCAGCGTGGAAAAGTGCCTGGTCCATAACAGCATCACCCAGGCGCCGGAGATAAAGATTACCGTATGA
- a CDS encoding sigma-70 family RNA polymerase sigma factor has protein sequence MPERTDIELFLEFKEQGNLRALEELINRYQKPVVNFFYHLLGDEASSDDLAQEVFIKLARSVRTYTPSAKFTTFLYRIAHNTWLDYGRVNISKPRRVSLEVSIGRDREDCLKDMIDSGAPRPVDELINDEKGVILKNALKAVPEEQRLIVELSVFSHLDYHEIAVILEVPYSTVKSRMKLAIDRLKELIKK, from the coding sequence ATGCCGGAACGGACCGATATCGAGTTGTTTCTGGAGTTCAAGGAGCAGGGCAATCTCAGGGCGCTCGAGGAGCTGATTAACCGCTACCAGAAGCCGGTGGTTAATTTCTTCTATCATCTGCTGGGCGATGAGGCGTCCTCGGATGACCTGGCCCAGGAGGTGTTCATTAAATTAGCCCGGAGCGTCCGGACCTATACGCCCAGCGCGAAATTCACCACCTTCCTGTACCGGATTGCCCACAACACCTGGCTGGACTACGGACGGGTGAATATCTCCAAGCCGCGTCGGGTCTCGCTTGAGGTATCAATCGGCCGGGACCGGGAGGATTGTCTTAAGGACATGATTGACTCCGGCGCGCCCAGGCCGGTCGATGAGCTGATAAATGACGAAAAAGGGGTGATTCTAAAGAACGCCCTTAAGGCGGTGCCGGAAGAACAGCGCCTGATTGTCGAGCTGTCCGTATTCAGCCACCTGGATTACCACGAGATTGCCGTGATACTGGAGGTGCCTTACAGCACGGTTAAATCCCGGATGAAACTGGCCATTGACCGGCTGAAGGAATTGATAAAGAAATAA
- a CDS encoding NADH-quinone oxidoreductase subunit N has protein sequence MNNLESLKYFLPEIVLVGGAVFVVLFDLIAGRRKLIPYITLWVLVVSFYVSANMLAQGVDSSLFEGTVRLNGFTLFFKLLFCVAAGLTVLFSISKQKEHQGIEYYALLLISTLGLFILSSANDLLMIYLGLETVSICSYLLVASLKGTLKSSEAGLKYVIYGAMASGIMIFGMALFYGLYGTLSLPDLANAVTNTPKFGPGILTLSAALFMVFVGFGYKIAAVPVHMWCPDVYEGAPTEITAFLSVAPKAAGFAILIRFFFNLIPAVPELNIPNSAQFQNYWQTIMAVISVLTMTVGNLAALHQTNLKRLLAYSSIAHAGYILMGLVVLTQGGMQAMVLYLPIYLFMNMGAFFVVYIIERLTGQVDISEYEGLGWRMPFLGVLMAIFLFSLVGLPPLAGFIGKLYLFAAVIDAHWYKLAILGVLNGVVSLYYYARIVKAMWLNVPETAAPGAPRSALNAFDVILLLIFVIPVFVLGVWFTPLIQIINKALGLH, from the coding sequence ATGAATAATTTAGAGAGCTTGAAATACTTCCTGCCGGAAATCGTCCTGGTCGGCGGGGCGGTATTTGTGGTCCTGTTTGACCTGATTGCCGGCCGCAGGAAATTAATACCCTATATTACGCTTTGGGTATTGGTCGTGTCATTTTACGTCTCGGCCAATATGCTGGCTCAGGGCGTTGACAGCTCATTATTTGAAGGGACTGTTCGGCTCAATGGATTCACTTTATTCTTCAAGCTGCTATTCTGCGTCGCCGCCGGCCTGACCGTATTGTTTTCCATCTCGAAGCAGAAGGAACATCAAGGGATTGAATATTATGCGTTGTTGCTTATTTCCACGCTCGGCTTATTTATTCTGTCTTCGGCCAATGACCTGCTGATGATTTACCTGGGACTGGAAACCGTGAGCATCTGTTCGTATCTGCTGGTGGCCTCGCTCAAGGGGACGTTGAAATCATCCGAGGCCGGATTGAAATACGTCATCTACGGCGCCATGGCTTCGGGTATAATGATTTTCGGCATGGCGCTTTTCTATGGACTCTACGGAACGCTCTCGCTGCCGGACCTGGCCAACGCGGTGACCAATACGCCCAAGTTCGGTCCCGGGATTCTCACCTTAAGCGCGGCGTTATTCATGGTTTTTGTCGGTTTCGGCTACAAGATTGCGGCGGTGCCGGTCCATATGTGGTGCCCGGATGTCTATGAAGGCGCGCCGACCGAAATCACCGCCTTCCTGTCCGTAGCGCCCAAGGCGGCCGGATTCGCAATTCTCATCCGTTTCTTCTTCAACCTGATTCCGGCGGTCCCGGAATTAAACATCCCGAATTCAGCGCAGTTTCAGAATTACTGGCAGACCATCATGGCGGTTATTTCGGTCCTGACCATGACGGTCGGCAACCTGGCCGCGTTGCATCAGACCAATCTCAAGCGGCTGCTGGCCTATTCCAGCATTGCCCACGCCGGCTATATCCTGATGGGTCTGGTGGTCCTGACGCAGGGTGGTATGCAGGCCATGGTACTCTATCTGCCGATTTATCTGTTCATGAATATGGGCGCCTTCTTCGTGGTTTATATTATTGAGCGGCTGACCGGCCAGGTTGATATCAGCGAATACGAGGGCTTGGGCTGGCGCATGCCGTTCCTCGGGGTGCTGATGGCGATATTCCTGTTCTCGCTGGTCGGCCTGCCGCCCCTGGCCGGATTCATCGGCAAGCTCTATCTCTTTGCCGCGGTCATCGATGCTCACTGGTATAAGCTGGCTATTTTAGGCGTCCTAAACGGCGTGGTCTCGCTATATTACTATGCCCGGATTGTCAAGGCTATGTGGCTGAACGTGCCGGAAACCGCGGCGCCCGGCGCTCCACGCTCTGCTCTCAATGCCTTTGACGTGATTCTGCTATTGATATTTGTCATTCCCGTCTTCGTGCTCGGCGTCTGGTTTACTCCGCTGATTCAGATCATCAATAAAGCATTGGGCTTGCACTGA
- a CDS encoding prepilin-type N-terminal cleavage/methylation domain-containing protein, with translation MKNLRLERERDHRNRNTGFTLVELLVVIAIISLLAAMALVGIPSIIRRARLAACQNNLKGLFVGLQLYQSEFKEYPSGEESRGKKFWESLRALPTPDTAVMHNREWKTFICPMTKEKPSLGVCSYRGPNYEFSDTVRGNTPLAADMPANHGPLKDSPSVNVLYSGGTFGEAPYNSQDWNEVEENLQE, from the coding sequence ATGAAAAACCTGAGATTGGAAAGGGAAAGGGACCATCGCAATCGCAACACCGGTTTTACCCTGGTAGAATTACTGGTGGTAATTGCCATCATATCATTATTAGCCGCGATGGCCCTGGTCGGGATACCCAGTATAATTCGGAGAGCCCGGTTGGCCGCCTGCCAGAATAACCTGAAAGGGTTATTCGTCGGGCTTCAGTTATACCAGTCCGAATTCAAGGAGTATCCGTCCGGCGAGGAATCCAGAGGCAAGAAGTTCTGGGAGTCCTTAAGGGCGCTGCCTACCCCGGATACGGCGGTCATGCACAACAGGGAATGGAAGACATTCATCTGTCCGATGACCAAGGAAAAGCCGTCGCTCGGAGTGTGCAGTTACCGCGGGCCGAATTATGAGTTCAGCGACACTGTCAGAGGCAATACCCCGCTGGCTGCTGACATGCCGGCTAACCACGGACCGCTCAAAGACAGTCCTTCGGTTAACGTGCTGTACAGCGGAGGGACTTTCGGCGAAGCGCCTTATAACTCCCAGGACTGGAATGAGGTCGAGGAAAATCTCCAGGAATAA
- a CDS encoding helix-turn-helix domain-containing protein, which yields MPRKPSFISVNPEEIEQVRRFLNASLYCDRKTKKLKGHRCRHRAQIVYFSLLGRTVSWIAHEFHVSQQTVWKWRRIYKQQGLEGLKGRYN from the coding sequence ATGCCACGAAAACCGTCTTTTATCAGTGTTAACCCCGAGGAGATTGAGCAGGTCCGGCGTTTCTTAAATGCCTCCTTATACTGCGACCGTAAAACAAAGAAACTTAAGGGACATCGCTGTCGTCATCGGGCACAGATAGTTTATTTTTCGTTATTGGGCCGGACTGTTTCCTGGATTGCCCATGAATTCCATGTTAGCCAACAGACCGTCTGGAAATGGCGCAGGATATATAAGCAGCAAGGACTTGAAGGATTAAAGGGCCGGTATAATTAG
- a CDS encoding RNA-binding protein has product MGNKLYVGNLNYQTTEDILKGAFSAHGNVVSVTIIQGKGFGFVEMGSDAEALKAKEALNNTEVDGRTIKVDEARPKQEGGPRRSGGYGGGGGGGYRGGNRDRY; this is encoded by the coding sequence ATGGGGAACAAACTGTATGTGGGCAATCTGAATTATCAGACCACGGAAGACATCCTTAAGGGTGCCTTTTCCGCCCACGGAAATGTCGTATCCGTTACCATCATCCAGGGTAAGGGATTCGGCTTCGTAGAAATGGGTTCAGACGCAGAAGCCCTGAAGGCCAAAGAGGCGCTAAACAACACCGAGGTAGACGGCCGGACCATCAAGGTGGATGAAGCCAGGCCGAAGCAAGAAGGCGGCCCGAGGCGCAGCGGCGGCTACGGCGGCGGTGGCGGCGGCGGATACCGCGGAGGCAATAGAGACAGATATTAA
- a CDS encoding HD domain-containing protein — translation MITLDQVRNHPETKIFMDMADTNLAAMGYTEHGARHAKLVAAMTQYILEKLGYDQKTRMLGAIAGFLHDIGNAINRNDHGISSAFLAYQILKDLKADSQDIARIISAAGNHDEERGEPVNNISAAVVIADKADVHSSRVRSTKEIDFDIHDRVNYAVKKSRLQVNPKLKTITLEISIDNRISKVMEYFEIFLTRMMACQKAAKLLGCEFKLVINNTKLL, via the coding sequence ATGATTACATTAGACCAAGTCCGGAACCATCCCGAGACCAAGATATTCATGGACATGGCCGATACCAACCTGGCCGCCATGGGCTATACCGAACACGGCGCCCGGCACGCCAAACTGGTGGCGGCCATGACCCAATATATCCTGGAGAAACTGGGCTATGACCAGAAAACCCGGATGCTCGGTGCGATTGCCGGATTCCTGCACGATATCGGCAACGCCATAAACCGCAATGACCACGGCATCTCCAGCGCCTTTCTGGCTTACCAGATTCTCAAGGACCTCAAGGCCGATAGCCAGGATATCGCCCGGATTATCTCGGCGGCCGGCAACCACGACGAGGAACGGGGCGAACCGGTCAATAACATCTCGGCCGCCGTGGTGATTGCCGACAAGGCCGATGTCCATTCCTCGCGGGTCCGAAGCACCAAGGAAATTGATTTTGACATCCACGACCGGGTCAACTACGCCGTCAAGAAATCACGGCTCCAGGTCAATCCCAAACTCAAGACCATTACCCTGGAGATTTCCATCGACAACCGCATCTCCAAAGTGATGGAGTATTTCGAGATATTCCTGACCCGGATGATGGCCTGCCAGAAGGCGGCCAAACTGCTGGGCTGTGAATTCAAGCTGGTCATCAACAATACCAAACTGCTATAA